The following is a genomic window from Methanolinea sp..
GCATTCACCGCGGCGAGTGCATCAGCGCGTCGCACCTGGCCTCCGCATTCCCGGGTGACAGGCAACTCCTCTCGTTCCTCTCGCCAGCGCTCCGCGGGGGCGATTCCGCGGGTGCCGGGCCTCTCAAGGATCCGGGGCAGAGGAGGGAGTGCGGCTGCGTCGCGAGCAAGGACATCGGGCGGTACTCGACATGCATGCACCTGTGTGCGTACTGCTATGCCAATGCATCGCCTGAAGAGGTCCGGAAAAACTGGGAGAGGCACGCGAAGTTGCGGGAAGCGGGCTTTGTTCCCGAGGCCATCGGGGGACTCGGGGAAGGAATTTAAGCCAGAGCGGTGACAGCAGAGTATGCCACGACGCGACCCCCTCACACCGGAGCAGAAATGGCAGGCTGCCACCCGTTTTGCGAATGCATTCCCCGTCCTCTACGATGTCACCTTCAGAGAGAGGGTAGGAGATGACTACGACGCACTCGAGCAGCATCTGTGGGTCCACCTCGCGGGCGTCGCGCGGAACATCGCCACCGCGGCAGGACTGCTGGCAGGAGACGCAGAGGAGATCATGGCCACGCTTGGATCCCTCCTCTCCGTGCTCTTCGGGCCGGAATTCCGCGCGGAAGAGATCCCCATCGACCACGGGCGGGCCGTCCTCATGATCAAGCGTTGCCCATTCATGTACCGCGAGGCAGAAGTGCGGGACGCGCGCGCAAACCTCCTCTCGCGGTGCCTCGCCTTCTCCATCGCGACGGTCGAGGCACTCAACCCCGGCTACACCCTCCGGTTCGTGCGGAGCATGTGCATGGGTGACAGGACGTGCGAGCTCAAGATCATGACGCGGGAAGACGCGGAGAGGGAGGACTCGAGGGAGCTGCCGGCCTCCCGGTCGTGACCGGGCAGCCGGGACGGCCGGGCACGTCGCTCCCGCGGTCGTCCCCGTGCGGGGCTGTTTTAGGGGGTGAGGGATGAGACTCGGCGTCCTCTGTTCGGGGGGGAAGGACTCGCTCTACGCGTGCATGCGTGCAATGCAGGAGGAAGAGGTCTCCTGCCTCATCACGGTATTGCCCGATAACCCCGAGAGTTTCATGTTCCACACGCCGAACGTCGCGCTCGTCAGGCTCCAGGCGGAGGCAGCGGGGATCCCCCTCGTGGCCTGCAGGAGCCACGGCAGGGAGGAGGAGGAACTCGGGGACCTCTCCCGCGCGATTGCCACTGCGAGGGACAGGTACGGGATCGAGGGAGTGGTGACGGGCGCCCTGCGGTCGGTCTACCAGGCCTCGCGGGTCCAGCGCGTCTGCATGGACCTTGACCTATGGTGTTTCAACCCCCTCTGGCACGTGGATCCTGCCCTCTACATGGAACGCCTGGTCTCCTCCGGTTTCCACGTCATCGTCTCCGCTGTGGGATCCGAGCCCTTCGGCGCGGAATGGCTCGGGAGGGAGCTCGACGCCGCCGCGGTCCGGGACCTCGCGGCGTACGGGGAGAAGTACGGGATCTCCCTGACGGGGGAGGGTGGCGAATACGAGACGCTCGTCCTCGATGCACCCTTCTTCCACAGGAAGATAGTCGTCGAGGAGGCGGAAGCGGAGTGGAAGAATTACAGGGGGATCTACCGCGTCACGAGGGCCCGGCTGGAGGGGAAATGATGGTCCTCCTCGTCGGACTCGGGTACAGGGATTCCGGCCTCCTCTTCGACGAGTTCGTCCGCCCCGTGGGGGACCTCGTGCAATCCGCCGGTGCCGGGTGGGAATACCGCCATTACTCGGGGATCAGGGGTGATTACGCGTGGGACCACGACGCCGTCATCCTG
Proteins encoded in this region:
- a CDS encoding diphthine--ammonia ligase, giving the protein MRLGVLCSGGKDSLYACMRAMQEEEVSCLITVLPDNPESFMFHTPNVALVRLQAEAAGIPLVACRSHGREEEELGDLSRAIATARDRYGIEGVVTGALRSVYQASRVQRVCMDLDLWCFNPLWHVDPALYMERLVSSGFHVIVSAVGSEPFGAEWLGRELDAAAVRDLAAYGEKYGISLTGEGGEYETLVLDAPFFHRKIVVEEAEAEWKNYRGIYRVTRARLEGK